One Aspergillus oryzae RIB40 DNA, chromosome 2 genomic window carries:
- a CDS encoding uncharacterized protein (predicted protein), which translates to MAWYSLFPADLIYVENWIARLFLVLGLITIAPWATLIIFDLVLYVWRMSTYELPIIGGRARGRQRPRAPSLNERPNGQRRAFVLASYEATGVEKEQNNGLKRR; encoded by the exons ATGGCGTGGTACTCATTATTTCCAGCCGACCTCATCTATGTTGAAAACTGGATCGCCCGACTCTTT CTCGTCCTAGGCCTCATCACTATCGCTCCCTGGGCTACCCTTATCATCTTCGACTTGGTCCTCTACGTCTGGCGGATGTCGACGTATGAGCTCCCCATAATCGGCGGTCGGGCACGGGGGCGGCAGCGGCCTCGTGCGCCCAGCCTGAATGAAAGACCAAATGGCCAGCGGAGAGCCTTTGTGTTAGCAAGCTACGAGGCAACTGGGGTAGAAAAGGAGCAGAACAATGGGTTAAAACGAAGGTAA
- a CDS encoding heme-dependent oxidative N-demethylase family protein (predicted protein) has protein sequence MDKTYKDRLAIRSSLLQKHPDVVIGINNETDPRIYAAIRELYIFVVGTYLPTRYPRMFRLTSQPSDNNKKTGTETKTILESMVTGAKIPLHFDEPEPGSKTGRKELETLGTLVDEEFLILLPESSPTDSSSNQGESEKYILEAYTTFFPSGFDTRKKLGLRLASIHTPVPGYKEKLERSMDRFFARVEVGQFVQRVNWSITTDSELFAAFGGVHGDKGESGKTLDLGELDVDSTVLRCERQTLHRLPQSKGLVFAFHTYTYPIQMIKDEGLGEDLAAAIDGLKEGNVPEMHWYKRGPVWGEAVKEFLRS, from the coding sequence ATGGATAAAACCTACAAGGACAGACTAGCTATTCGCTCCTCCCTGCTTCAAAAACACCCTGATGTGGTCATCGGAATCAATAACGAGACCGATCCAAGGATCTACGCCGCAATCCGAGAGTTATACATCTTCGTTGTCGGGACATATCTGCCCACACGGTACCCTCGGATGTTCCGACTGACTTCCCAACCAAGCGAtaacaacaagaagacagGAACAGAGACCAAGACAATACTCGAGAGTATGGTCACAGGAGCGAAGATCCCCTTACACTTCGATGAACCCGAACCGGGATCCAAAacagggagaaaagaactcGAGACCTTGGGAACGCTAGTCGACGAGGAgtttctcattctcctccctGAATCTTCTCCAACCGACTCCTCGAGCAACCAAGGAGAATCTGAAAAGTACATCCTGGAAGCATACacaaccttcttcccttccgGCTTCGACACCCGTAAGAAGCTCGGCCTCCGTCTTGCATCCATCCACACCCCGGTCCCGGGGTATAAGGAGAAGCTTGAGCGCAGTATGGACCGATTTTTTGCACGGGTCGAGGTCGGTCAGTTCGTGCAGAGGGTCAACTGGAGTATTACTACTGATTCGGAGTTGTTCGCTGCGTTTGGTGGTGTGCACGGCGACAAGGGAGAGAGTGGGAAGACTTTGGATCTTGGGGAACTGGACGTGGATTCCACAGTTTTAAGGTGCGAACGGCAGACGTTGCATCGCCTTCCTCAGAGCAAGGGGCTAGTGTTTGCGTTTCATACGTATACGTATCCGATCCAGatgatcaaggatgaaggGCTAGGGGAGGATCTGGCGGCTGCTATTGATGGGTTGAAAGAGGGGAATGTGCCTGAAATGCATTGGTACAAACGGGGACCTGTTTGGGGCGAGGCTGTGAAGGAGTTTCTACGCTCGTAA
- a CDS encoding homoserine dehydrogenase (homoserine dehydrogenase), translating to MSNPVYLGVIGVGGVGTAFLSQLARLPNAPKLVLLARSSQTLQSPTPAYSPAIPAADWKTAVETPSLIKSGALSVDEIASYLSSAPGRSILVDNTSDLTLASSYPVFLRKGISIVTPNKKGFSSDLSLWKDIFAAAAEGKALVYHESTVGAGLPVISTLRDLVSTGDEVTRIEGVFSGTLSFLFNTFAPVSGPSGAKWSEVVAKAKELGYTEPDPRDDLNGMDVARKLTILARIAGLEVQSPDSFPIESLIPKELESVPSTADGIKEFMTRLPEFDGQMSAIKEAAEKEGKVVRYVGSVDVGKKEVRVGLQYFDKDSSIAGLKGSDNIISFYTKRYGGNPLVVQGSGAGGDVTAMGVSADLIKVVQRLQ from the exons ATGTCGAACCCCGTCTATCTCGGTGTCATTG GAGTTGGAGGTGTAGGCACAGCCTTCCTGAGCCAGCTTGCCCGTCTCCCCAACGCCCCCAAGCTCGTCCTCCTCGCCCGCTCCAGCCAAACCCTCCAGTCTCCGACACCGGCCTATTCCCCCGCCATCCCCGCCGCAGACTGGAAAACCGCCGTTGAGACCCCCTCCCTGATCAAATCGGGTGCTCTCTCCGTCGACGAAATTGCCTCCTACCTCTCCTCTGCCCCCGGTCGCTCCATCCTCGTCGACAACACCAGCGACCTCACCCTCGCTAGCTCCTACCccgtcttcctccgcaagGGCATCTCCATCGTCACCCCCAACAAGAAGGGTTTCTCCTCCGACCTCTCCCTGTGGAAGGACATTTTCGCTGCTGCCGCAGAGGGCAAGGCCCTCGTGTACCATGAGAGCACCGTCGGCGCAGGTCTCCCCGTGATCTCCACCCTCCGCGACCTCGTTAGCACTGGCGATGAGGTCACTCGCATCGAAGGTGTCTTCTCCGGCACACtgtccttcctcttcaacacCTTCGCCCCTGTGTCTGGGCCGTCTGGCGCAAAGTGGAGCGAGGTCGTTGCgaaggccaaggagctcGGCTACACTGAGCCCGATCCCCGTGATGACCTGAACGGTATGGATGTCGCCCGTAAGCTGACTATTCTGGCGCGTATCGCCGGTCTGGAGGTCCAGTCTCCTGACTCGTTCCCCATTGAGTCGTTGATTCCTAAGGAGCTCGAGTCGGTACCCTCCACTGCTGATGGTATCAAGGAATTCATGACCCGCTTGCCCGAGTTTGATGGTCAGATGTCGGCTATtaaggaggctgctgagaaggaaggtaAGGTTGTGCGCTACGTTGGCAGCGTTGATGTTGGTAAGAAGGAGGTCCGTGTCGGTCTGCAATACTTCGATAAGGATAGCTCCATTGCTGGTCTGAAGGGCAGCGACAACATCATCAGCTTCTACACGAAGCGTTACGGTGGTAACCCCCTCGTTGTCCAGGGCAgcggtgctggtggtgacgTGACTGCCATGGGCGTGTCCGCCGACCTGATCAAGGTCGTGCAGAGACTGCAGTAA
- a CDS encoding putative DUF221 domain protein (uncharacterized conserved protein) — protein sequence MDTHALWRREDTTEQFLKLIQDPFKSAFQINAVWASLATSAGCSVLLALLFSLFRPRHTVVYAPKVKHADRKHSPPPVGKGLFAWVKPVLRTREPELVDCVGLDATVFLRFTKMCRNIFIFLSIIGCGVMIPLNLTQSNQDSKATLSAFVTMTPLYVSVQAIWGQVVCAWAFDLIVAFFLWRNYKAVYALRRRYFQSSDYQRSLHARTLMVTDIPSAARSDEGVMRLVDDVNPTAALPRAAIGRNVKGLPKLIKEHEEAVRQLESVLAKYLKNPDRLPAKRPTIRPPRKQKGDETPAKVDAIDYLTDRIQLLEEEIRHVRASIDKRNAMPFGFVSWEKIEHAHAVAYTARKKRPQGTTIRLAPRPNDLIWENLPLSKKARKWKRFVNVIWVSILTVLWIAPNAMIAVFLSNLNNLGLVWPAFQTSLNGNPHVWAAVQGILSPAITSLVYIILPIIFRRLSIQAGDVTKTSRERHVLHHLYSFFVFNNLVVFSLFSAAWTFIAAVIDKKEDENAWQALIDGGFYSKAVSALCNVSPFWVTYLLQRNLGAAIDLVQLVPLVWVWFSKTFLAPTPRQAIEWTAPPPFEYASYYNYFLFYATVAMCFATLQPIVLPVTALYFGLDAMMKKYLLLYVLVTKNESGGQFWRVVFNRMIFAAILSNAVVALVATARGTWTMVFCVIPLPFLLLGFKWYCVRTFDIDMKYYNRANLSDAEALETGKSSKKASDRLSSKFGHPALTKPLITPMVHAKAADALKRIYRGRIGTSEVEGEYTDIAMDPMSASHPGKSKMEASESAPFEVVPENHLDFSYYKDRPDFRDEFGGGIYGRPDDLITERSQTPRTGLGEWSPTSSRAASPTPSLPSISGLRQYDGYDTSTNDLVHPAFRTPLSHSESGLVGNGLYQHGDESEARLLSQAQGPAMTDSAHPFNRWRPGGYGPVEQEDPRTSYDYYRRPRQL from the exons ATGGATACTCATGCTCTATGGCGGCGTGAGGATACGACAGAACAATTCCTGAAGCTCATCCAGGATCCTTTCAAGTCCGCT TTTCAAATCAACGCCGTCTGGGCTTCATTGGCCACCTCCGCCGGTTGTTCCGTCCTCCTTGCCCTACTCTTTTCGCTGTTCCGACCTCGACACACGGTTGTCTACGCCCCTAAGGTTAAACATGCAGATCGCAAACATAGCCCTCCCCCGGTGGGAAAAGGCCTCTTCGCCTGGGTCAAACCTGTTTTGCGCACGAGAGAGCCAGAGCTCGTCGACTGCGTTGGCCTCGATGCCACTGTCTTCCTGCGTTTCACCAAGATGTGTCGcaatatcttcattttcctgAGCATAATCGGCTGCGGTGTAATGATTCCTCTTAACCTTACCCAGAGCAACCAAGACTCTAAAGCGACGTTATCCGCTTTCGTGACGATGACTCCGCTTTATGTCTCTGTTCAAGCTATTTGGGGTCAAGTCGTTTGCGCGTGGGCTTTCGACTTGATTGTGGCATTTTTCCTTTGGAGGAACTATAAGGCCGTTTACGCGTTACGGAGAAGATATTTCCAGAGTTCTGACTACCAGCGTAGCCTTCATGCCCGGACTTTGATG GTCACTGATATTCCATCGGCAGCACGATCGGACGAGGGTGTTATGCGTTTGGTCGATGATGTCAACCCCACTGCTGCTCTACCCCGTGCCGCCATCGGCCGTAACGTCAAGGGTCTTCCCAAACTCATCAAAGAACATGAGGAAGCGGTGCGCCAGCTGGAGTCGGTGTTGGCGAAATATCTTAAAAACCCCGATCGACTACCGGCTAAGCGACCTACTATACGGCCGCCCCGCAAACAGAAAGGCGATGAAACGCCCGCCAAGGTAGACGCCATTGATTATCTGACTGATCGGATTCAGTTattagaagaagaaatccgGCACGTCCGAGCGTCGATCGATAAGCGAAATGCGATGCCGTTCGGTTTCGTCAGCTGGGAGAAGATTGAACACGCTCATGCTGTAGCTTACACTGCACGGAAAAAGCGGCCGCAGGGAACAACGATTAGGCTAGCTCCGCGGCCTAATGATCTCATCTGGGAAAATCTGCCTTTGTCAAAAAAGGCACGGAAATGGAAGCGTTTTGTCAACGTCATCTGGGTCTCGATCTTGACAGTCTTGTGGATCGCTCCTAACGCCATGATTGCCGTCTTCTTGTCCAATTTGAACAACCTAGGATTGGTCTGGCCGGCTTTTCAAACGTCTCTTAATGGCAACCCTCACGTCTGGGCTGCTGTCCAGGGTATTCTATCTCCCGCCATCACGTCTTTGGTGTATATTATCCTACCCATCATCTTCCGCCGGTTGTCCATCCAAGCTGGTGATGTAACCAAGACTTCTCGAGAGAGGCACGtgcttcatcatctctattcattctttgtcttcaacaatctcGTGGTATTCTCACTGTTCTCAGCCGCGTGGACATTCATTGCAGCTGTTATtgacaagaaggaggatgagaatgccTGGCAAGCTTTGATCGATGGAGGCTTCTACTCCAAGGCCGTGAGTGCGTTGTGTAATGTGTCTCCCTTCTGGGTAACCTACTTGTTACAGAGGAATCTAGGAGCAGCGATCGATCTCGTCCAGCTAGTTCCCTTGGTTTGGGTATGGTTCTCCAAGACCTTTCTGGCACCAACACCGCGACAGGCTATCGAATGGACGGCCCCGCCTCCATTCGAATATGCAAGCTACTATAACTATTTCTTGTTCTATGCCACTGTAGCGATGTGCTTTGCGACTTTGCAGCCCATTGTTCTGCCAGTTACTGCCCTCTATTTCGGGTTGGatgcgatgatgaagaaatatTTGCTGCTATATGTGCTTGTGACGAAGAACGAGTCAGGAGGCCAGTTCTGGCGTGTCGTGTTCAACCGTATGATCTTTGCAGCTATTCTATCTAACGCTGTCGTTGCACTGGTGGCTACTGCTAGAGGCACCTGGACAATGGTTTTCTGCGTAATCCCATTACCTTTTCTATTGCTAGGGTTCAAGTGGTACTGTGTGCGGACATTCGACATTGACATGAAATATTACAATCGTGCAAATCTGAGCGATGCCGAAGCCTTGGAGACCGGGAAGTCGAGCAAGAAGGCGTCAGATCGATTGAGTTCCAAATTCGGCCACCCGGCGCTCACCAAGCCGCTGATCACACCGATGGTACACGCAAAGGCCGCCGATGCGCTAAAACGTATCTATCGGGGTCGCATTGGCACATCAGAAGTGGAGGGGGAGTATACAGATATTGCGATGGATCCCATGTCAGCATCCCATCCAGGAAAGTCCAAGATGGAAGCCTCAGAATCCGCTCCATTCGAGGTTGTTCCTGAGAATCATCTCGACTTCTCCTACTATAAGGACCGGCCGGATTTCCGTGATGAGTTTGGCGGTGGTATCTATGGCCGGCCGGACGATTTGATCACCGAACGCTCGCAGACGCCACGGACCGGCTTAGGGGAGTGGTCGCCGACTTCCTCACGAGCAGCGTCCCCAACGCCATCGCTTCCCTCCATATCCGGATTAAGACAGTACGATGGCTACGACACAAGTACTAACGACCTCGTCCATCCTGCATTCCGCACCCCACTGTCCCACTCAGAGAGTGGTCTGGTGGGCAACGGACTCTATCAGCATGGCGACGAGAGTGAAGCACGACTGCTCAGTCAGGCGCAGGGGCCGGCCATGACAGACAGCGCTCACCCCTTCAATCGATGGCGGCCAGGGGGATACGGGCCTGTGGAACAGGAAGATCCCAGAACCTCCTACGACTACTACCGCAGACCACGACAACTGTGA
- a CDS encoding CCDC174 family protein (predicted protein): MSNPNSLYGIPRSKLASQSQSNAPSSSTLAFTTALSSLINKDADTSTRGRPRPSKTNKSDIFARPNKGAQKRAAADLRDDDTHQTHQRSQDIGGVDTATLHRSKRRMEEKARMYEDLKKGMYLAAGSDSEEETQDEYLARLRRREKEGLVDFDQKWADAQRGKGSGSEGEEEDEEDDGNASIVSYEDELGRTRRGTRAEAAHAARLKEEESERGDAKERWRPSRPANLIYGAAVQAEAFNPDAGLAAQMSYLAKRRDRSPTPEETHYDADAEVRNRGTGFYAFSKDENVRRQQMEELMNARDETQREREIRRERKAERERVKDERRKKIGELRSKRQAEMFLAKLGDVGV; encoded by the coding sequence ATGTCGAATCCAAATTCACTATACGGCATCCCCCGCTCCAAATTAGCCTCGCAATCTCAATCCAATgccccttcctcctctacGCTCGCCTTCACGACAGCCCTATCCTCCCTCATCAACAAAGACGCCGACACCTCTACCCGCGGCCGACCCCGACCATCCAAAACCAACAAATCAGACATCTTCGCGCGCCCCAACAAAGGCGCCCAGAAACGTGCCGCCGCTGACCTCCGCGACGATGACACTCACCAAACACACCAGCGATCCCAAGACATTGGGGGCGTAGACACCGCCACGCTTCACCGCTCCAAGCGGCgaatggaggagaaggcgcGGATGTACGAGGACCTCAAGAAGGGGATGTACCTGGCAGCCGGGAGCGactcggaagaagaaacacagGACGAGTATCTCGCGCGACTACGGCGGCGGGAAAAAGAGGGGCTGGTGGATTTTGACCAGAAATGGGCAGATGCGCAGCGAGGGAAGGGTTCTGGGAGTGagggcgaagaggaagatgaggaagatgatgggaaTGCATCGATTGTCTCCTATGAGGATGAGCTTGGCCGGACTCGTCGGGGGACCAGAGCCGAAGCAGCTCATGCGGCCcggttgaaggaggaagagagtgaacGGGGTGACGCGAAGGAACGTTGGCGGCCTTCTCGGCCGGCCAATCTGATCTATGGCGCTGCTGTGCAGGCTGAGGCGTTCAATCCTGATGCCGGTTTGGCGGCGCAGATGTCGTATTTGGCTAAGCGGAGAGATCGGTCGCCTACTCCGGAAGAGACGCATTATGACGCGGACGCGGAGGTCCGGAACCGGGGCACCGGATTCTATGCCTTCTCCAAGGATGAAAATGTGCGCCGgcagcagatggaggagcttaTGAACGCGCGAGATGAAACCCAGCGTGAACGGGAAATCCGCCGAGAGAGAAAGGCAGAGCGAGAGCGGGTTAAGGATGAAcggaggaagaaaattgGAGAGTTACGGTCAAAGAGGCAGGCGGAGATGTTCCTTGCTAAGCTGGGAGACGTTGGTGTTTGA